The Bombus pascuorum chromosome 11, iyBomPasc1.1, whole genome shotgun sequence genome includes the window TCGCAACTGGTGTTTCCGTGAAAATACAGTGGAAATTCAGTGAAGACATCGAAGAGAGTAAGAGGCCTGCTTATCGACCCTACCGATCCAGTGAGGAATTTCCATTTCCAAATTCTGTGTACTATTTCGATCAAAAAATTACCGGCATGGAACTGCAGGAGATGTTTCGATACGGATACATGTTCCCACCGAGAGAGGACGAGGTCGTATCCTGCACGTATCTGGATTTACCGAGCTACGCTTATTCCAAGAGCAAGTCCGATCTTCCACCAGTAAGCAGTATCAGCATACCGCAGTGCATCGTGTACGACGGAAATCGCAGCGATGGCTGGCACACGCCGAGTCCAACCGCGAGTTTACGATCGGTTAGTCCTGCCACAACTTTGTCTGTATCGTCGGAGCCTGACACGATAAGTACTCCGGTTACGTACCGTTTGTTAGGCTCGATGGAGGAACTGAACAAGAGGTACGCTACGAAGAGGAGCCTCGCCACGATCAACAGCGAGGCAACGCAACACGCTATGAACATGATCGATCTGACGGAGGAAGTAAACAGTATGGACGCGGATACCGATGGAACCGCGGATCCTGAGGCTGAAACGGAGCACGAAAAGGCGCAGTCGTCTCGAGGCAGTGTCATCAGCAATTCCAGCAGTTTCTCCGACAGAATCGTAGACGCTGACAGCGAGGACGATGCCGAAATGAGCGACAGTGCCGATCACATAGGATCCGAGATCGATGGAAACGGGAACGATCGAAACGTGGTGAGAAGGAGAGGTAAATACGTTAGCTCGACGATCGTGAGGAAACGCAGACTGGCGGCGAACGCCAGAGAACGGAGAAGAATGCAGAACCTGAATAAAGCGTTCGATAGATTGAGAGCGTATCTTCCGTCTTTGGGTAACGACCGGCAGCTCTCGAAATACGAAACGCTTCAAATGGCACAGTCTTACATCACGGCGTTGTACGATTTGTtgcaataacatttttttctctttttctttttctttttttgttttaagatTTTTCCGAAGATCGTGTTAGTCAACGAACTGGTAAAATCGGTCGTTGAAATTGAACGAAAGTGTCTAGTGGAATTAACCCGAGGACCGAAATAGTCGAATTTTGGCTCGTGTATAAAACAGATGTTTCGTCCAAATGTACGAGTTACGAATCACGTTTACGTTGTTTAGTCGAATTATAGGAATTGCGTTTGAAACGTAGGAACGATCCATTATCATTTTCTTGTAGATATTTACAGCTGTAATTACAGAATATCATTTGAGTTATCCGATGATTCTTATAACTGCGTACCATTCGCTCGTTTATCTTTTGTAAAACGATATTGACCATCGTCttatagtttatattgttttagtattattatcgtaatatttatcGTGCGAAACGCAACGAGAAAGGTTTAGACACGCATTTCCAAGATTTCTGTAAATACTAGAaactttgtaaattttgtaaagtaacgatattttaatggATAAATCGTTAACTcgatattgtattataaaggCGGACCAAGTTACGtacttataatttattgtattataaatatcaatgcGCTCTTTGAGACTGAAACTGCAtgtgttgaaaaatataattattttatacattctcGTAGTTTTCGAATATCCTTCCCTCGCCAAATTTCGTAAAGCGAAGTCTTACAATTCGAAGTCTTACAAGAGGACCTGGCCAGTTTAGCTCAAACTCCAAACTCCAAAGAGACTTCGATGCTCTCTTCGGAGCatagtagaatattttttcgcCTCTATAAACGTCTACTCTTCGAACGTTCCTTACTTGACTGTTCCAAGAGTCGCGCAATGGAATAAAGTTTCCTTGTAATTGCTTGAATCGGGTTTAATTTCGTTCAACGAACAAAGTTGTATCATAAGGGATGAAAAGTATATTCGGGGCGAAAGAAAAACAGCATCGTCATCGGTGGTCTGGTCGTCATACGAAACCCACGCGACGCGTCGGTGCCCGGTTTCATTGCAATTTGAGAACCTGCAGCCTCCTTTCTTTAACGATgactcttctctttttatttttcttttcgctcTTTTCACCTTCGATTCTTTGCCATCGTCATCGCACTTTGCTCCATTTCATTCCACTACTGTTTCCCACGTAAAAGCATTTAATCGCTAGATAGATAGCCAAGGGCGATCGCATCTTTTGCAAACagcgataaaataattcaccTACGTGCTATTAATTCGCTGCGGAAGAATTGCTTTCATCGCCTTAAGAGACGAAAATCTCGTTTACTTTTACCGTttcttttacgattttatgCCCAACGTTTgatattttgtgaaaaatatgGGCGCGCGACCAGCATCCGTACAAACATCGTCTAGCACGTTCAACGTCGAATAAACTATAATTAACACGGTGCAGAGAGAAGAAGGATGGGACGTGACATCATCCTGGTGATTAGCACTACATATTTGGTTAGCGTGAACGTTCGAAGGGCGATGTTGCGCGAACCCTTGTTGTACGGAAACTGGAAAATTTGTCGAGCATGAGTATACAAACAAcgcgtatttttttttttttttacataaaaagtaGAAAGATACACGAAACGGTAGTAAAATACACTGTGCTCGAAAGGACCCTAATGTAACGCTTTTATCGTGTAACAGCTTCTTCTCCTTGACGTCTTCCTTCGTCAGTTAGTACTACGAggtttgaagaaattgaaatatttataaacactgCATTTTGTATTTACTTTATATCACTTTGACCGTTTTTATTTCCTCCCCCTTCTTCGTTCTCGGTGGATGAAGATTTACGtttgtattacatttttacagtTCTCGCTGCAAATGTTGGATACAGTTTCGAAAGCGAAGAACGTCGTCAAGTCTTTCGTAAAAAcgcaaaaaaaag containing:
- the LOC132911673 gene encoding protein atonal-like — its product is MELQEMFRYGYMFPPREDEVVSCTYLDLPSYAYSKSKSDLPPVSSISIPQCIVYDGNRSDGWHTPSPTASLRSVSPATTLSVSSEPDTISTPVTYRLLGSMEELNKRYATKRSLATINSEATQHAMNMIDLTEEVNSMDADTDGTADPEAETEHEKAQSSRGSVISNSSSFSDRIVDADSEDDAEMSDSADHIGSEIDGNGNDRNVVRRRGKYVSSTIVRKRRLAANARERRRMQNLNKAFDRLRAYLPSLGNDRQLSKYETLQMAQSYITALYDLLQ